The Salvia hispanica cultivar TCC Black 2014 unplaced genomic scaffold, UniMelb_Shisp_WGS_1.0 HiC_scaffold_847, whole genome shotgun sequence genome contains a region encoding:
- the LOC125200225 gene encoding phosphomannomutase-like: MEEDKGMPILFGKLFSTGDIVIETKTNMLIFRVYGLKSFLGEEKLKELINFSLHYIADLDIPIKRGTFIEFRNGMLNVFPIGRNCSQEERDEFEKYDKIHNVRPKMVSVLREKFAQYNLTFSIGGQISFDVSNFICVCYISIKCSVYLSKMFPAGFSPRLDKTYCLKYLEEFQEVHFFGDKTYKGGNDYEIFESERTNGHTVTSPEDIINQCTKLFLS, from the exons ATGGAAGAGGACAAGGGCATGCCTATCCTCTTTGGTAAGCTTTTTAGCACCGGTGATATTGTGATTGAGACTAAGACAAATATGCTCATATTTCGAGTATATG GCTTGAAGTCATTTCTTGGAGAAGAAAAGCTCAAG GAATTGATTAACTTCTCTCTCCACTACATAGCTGACTTGGACATCCCCATTAAAAG GGGAACATTTATTGAATTCCGAAATGGTATGCTTAATGTATTTCCCATTGGAAGAAACTGCAGTCAGGAAGAACGAGATGAGTTTGAAAAGTATGATAAG ATTCACAACGTTCGCCCCAAAATGGTGTCTGTGCTCCGTGAGAAGTTTGCGCAGTATAACCTAACATTTTCCATTGGTGGACAAATCAGTTTTGATGTAAGCAATTTCATCTGTGTTTGCTATATTTCCATTAAATGTAGTGTGTACCTGAGCAAAATGTTTCCGGCAGGTTTTTCTCCAAGGCTGGATAAAACATATTGCTTGAAATACCTGGAAGAGTTTCAAGAAGTTCACTTCTTCGGAGACAAGACCTACAAG GGAGGAAATGACTATGAGATATTTGAGTCGGAGAGGACCAATGGCCACACGG TTACTAGCCCCGAGGAC ATAATAAATCAGTGTACGAAACTCTTCCTGAGCTAG